A portion of the Pseudoalteromonas luteoviolacea genome contains these proteins:
- a CDS encoding flavin monoamine oxidase family protein, with protein MKTYTIFGGGPSGLYTAWRLLDSGKLASGDQLEIIEWGDYDYAQNGEGTRLPAGRICTYHYQNCSKNSYIEVGGMRFIEWDDEKKEGHQLVTTTIHKLGLDGQKVPFNTTDDPLLFVRGQHMYQSEINFYNRAPYDTNTSVDIDAEVKVGNQFTVKETVSVPANAAPADDLIGSVSNAIVTKNATNRVQQCQFYSEGVLPDGFESYVYKTGDLASNIGYWNILYDQAYNEGYQYAADANGYSSNVINWNAADAAVYNGEFAPGGKFKTLKTGMSSLFVSLYNACISLAENHNIDFKVTKSTRLHSIWSKSGKTLFHTASACNPDTPSNSVKETDYAFLAMPPHAVKAVAAATRYLPEEQERVNFLNQTNVSNYLESVIEQPSFKAAMFFDTPWWEDNSLPFKPKVNTYTQTYGPTITDLPIRQVYYFGNNAPVKSTKPVYGILASYDDMRFTNFWRELEWSIDEQHTVAPSTDTQPLVGAKKATNAMQRMLRLQLARLHYGNEHVDPKVIPKPLETTFMDWGHNPFGAGYHAWASHYNICKVMQDIRTPELLAGMDKSANVFIIGSAFSNDQAWIEGAFCTAESVLMDYFHIDTIATDLQDYPLICGTCDIRM; from the coding sequence ATGAAAACATACACAATCTTCGGTGGTGGCCCATCTGGTTTATATACGGCTTGGCGTCTATTGGATAGTGGCAAGTTAGCAAGTGGAGATCAACTCGAGATAATTGAATGGGGTGATTACGATTATGCGCAAAATGGTGAAGGAACACGCTTGCCAGCTGGCCGTATTTGCACATATCACTATCAGAATTGCAGTAAGAATTCCTATATTGAAGTTGGCGGTATGCGCTTCATTGAGTGGGATGATGAAAAGAAAGAAGGACATCAGCTTGTCACTACGACTATCCATAAGCTGGGGCTTGATGGTCAAAAAGTACCTTTTAATACGACTGATGACCCCTTATTATTTGTGCGTGGTCAGCACATGTACCAAAGTGAAATCAACTTCTACAATAGGGCTCCGTACGATACTAACACATCTGTAGATATAGATGCTGAAGTTAAGGTTGGTAATCAGTTTACGGTTAAAGAAACAGTCAGTGTACCTGCTAATGCAGCGCCTGCAGATGATTTAATTGGTAGCGTATCAAACGCCATTGTTACTAAAAATGCAACCAATAGAGTTCAGCAATGTCAATTTTATTCAGAGGGTGTCTTACCTGATGGTTTTGAGTCATATGTATATAAAACTGGTGATTTGGCAAGCAACATTGGTTATTGGAATATTTTGTATGATCAGGCGTATAACGAAGGGTATCAATACGCAGCAGATGCTAATGGCTATAGCTCAAATGTGATTAACTGGAATGCTGCGGATGCGGCTGTTTACAATGGAGAATTTGCACCTGGTGGTAAATTTAAAACATTGAAAACTGGGATGTCATCGCTGTTTGTAAGCTTATATAACGCGTGCATCTCACTTGCTGAAAATCATAATATTGATTTCAAAGTGACAAAGTCGACTCGATTACATTCAATTTGGAGTAAGTCTGGTAAAACTCTGTTCCATACTGCTTCAGCGTGCAATCCGGACACACCAAGCAACAGTGTAAAAGAAACCGATTATGCATTTTTGGCTATGCCGCCTCACGCTGTTAAGGCCGTTGCTGCGGCTACTCGGTATTTGCCAGAAGAACAAGAACGTGTGAATTTTCTAAACCAAACCAATGTATCTAACTACTTAGAGTCTGTTATAGAACAACCTTCGTTTAAAGCCGCTATGTTTTTTGATACGCCGTGGTGGGAAGACAATTCACTGCCATTTAAGCCTAAAGTTAACACGTATACCCAAACATACGGGCCCACAATTACGGATCTGCCGATAAGACAGGTATATTATTTTGGTAATAACGCACCTGTTAAGAGTACGAAACCTGTATATGGGATTTTGGCATCATATGATGATATGCGCTTTACAAACTTCTGGCGTGAGTTGGAGTGGTCTATTGATGAGCAGCATACAGTTGCACCGAGCACCGATACTCAGCCACTTGTGGGGGCAAAGAAAGCGACTAATGCAATGCAAAGAATGCTCAGGTTGCAGCTGGCTAGATTGCATTATGGTAATGAACATGTCGATCCCAAAGTGATCCCTAAACCATTAGAAACAACTTTTATGGATTGGGGACATAATCCTTTTGGCGCAGGTTATCATGCGTGGGCATCACATTATAATATTTGTAAGGTAATGCAAGATATACGCACTCCAGAGTTACTGGCTGGTATGGATAAATCTGCGAATGTGTTTATTATTGGTTCCGCGTTTTCAAATGACCAAGCATGGATAGAAGGTGCGTTTTGTACAGCTGAGTCGGTGCTGATGGATTATTTTCACATTGATACAATTGCAACTGATTTACAGGATTACCCTCTAATTTGCGGTACTTGCGATATAAGGATGTAG
- a CDS encoding FAD-dependent oxidoreductase, whose protein sequence is MNTNTSYDLIVIGGGPIGLSTAYHGAKEGLKILVIEKFSYFNNLGSSAGYSRQFRLQYEQDYMSQLSLSSQPFWCHLQRYTDVPLVGSEGSLWFGQNISGTQEGGIDKAKVTMDTLGIPYEPLANAQGIESKASFEGLPKAYYGFFQKDGGTINVKATEQVLYNAALATGNVTFKEWESVVNIDNSEENCIKVFTQRSGQGMETLSYYQSAKLAITAGAYVNDTVRYLGFSVPILIWQMASAYFKKIDEHAHFPSWFAFQSKPEDSPYQPESATNSLLYGFPELDWANPGFVRVATDFPDYKIIYDPSERQLAPSAKSLDIASSWVEQFMPGLDPTPQHTSTCLIALCNDPKLEEQPEFFLDYLPKEQPNSKNIVTYTAGWAGKFIPIMGDMIIKMLQEPALEKFTYSEGERVFNIPRNHFAINWQPAGEVSPVKKESK, encoded by the coding sequence ATGAATACAAACACATCATATGACCTTATTGTTATCGGTGGAGGTCCCATTGGCCTATCTACTGCTTATCATGGTGCTAAAGAAGGTCTGAAAATACTCGTAATTGAAAAGTTCAGCTACTTTAATAATCTGGGAAGTTCAGCTGGGTATTCAAGACAATTCCGGTTGCAATATGAGCAAGATTATATGTCACAGTTGAGCCTGTCATCACAGCCGTTTTGGTGTCATTTACAGCGATACACGGATGTACCTCTAGTGGGTAGTGAAGGCAGCTTATGGTTTGGACAGAATATTTCTGGTACACAAGAGGGCGGAATTGACAAAGCGAAAGTCACAATGGATACCCTTGGCATCCCATATGAACCTTTGGCAAATGCACAGGGCATCGAGAGCAAGGCAAGCTTTGAAGGTTTGCCAAAAGCGTATTATGGCTTTTTTCAAAAAGATGGCGGAACCATTAATGTCAAAGCAACTGAGCAGGTGCTATACAATGCAGCACTCGCAACAGGAAATGTCACATTTAAGGAATGGGAGAGTGTTGTTAATATAGACAACAGTGAAGAGAACTGTATAAAAGTTTTCACCCAACGAAGTGGGCAAGGCATGGAAACTTTGTCTTATTATCAAAGTGCAAAGCTTGCTATAACTGCAGGGGCTTATGTGAATGATACGGTGCGGTATTTGGGGTTCTCAGTACCCATTTTAATTTGGCAAATGGCATCAGCATATTTTAAGAAAATTGATGAGCATGCTCATTTCCCTTCTTGGTTTGCGTTTCAATCCAAACCCGAAGACAGTCCATACCAACCAGAGAGTGCGACAAACTCACTCTTATATGGCTTCCCCGAATTAGATTGGGCAAACCCAGGTTTTGTAAGGGTTGCAACAGATTTTCCCGATTATAAAATTATTTACGACCCTAGTGAACGTCAATTGGCTCCTTCTGCAAAGTCATTAGATATAGCATCATCTTGGGTAGAGCAGTTTATGCCTGGGCTGGATCCAACACCTCAGCACACTTCTACATGTTTAATTGCCTTATGTAATGATCCTAAGCTTGAAGAACAGCCCGAGTTTTTCTTGGATTATCTCCCCAAAGAACAGCCGAACTCAAAGAATATCGTGACATATACCGCAGGCTGGGCAGGTAAGTTCATTCCAATCATGGGCGATATGATCATCAAAATGCTGCAAGAGCCTGCACTCGAAAAGTTTACTTATAGTGAAGGCGAACGCGTTTTTAATATACCCCGTAATCATTTCGCAATTAACTGGCAACCGGCAGGTGAGGTAAGCCCAGTAAAAAAGGAATCAAAATAA
- a CDS encoding GNAT family N-acetyltransferase, with product MKFTLRRTQEEDLDYLLELRRLTMDQYLLQDGVDISDKEHLFRIKFNFEDAKIILVNGKKAGLFKASYILKSKQWYIYQVQIHPDFQGNGIGGRLIQDMCNMAAKEGSEVGLSVLKSNPAKALYDRLGFSVIDSNCSEYEMLYKSKLRTPVST from the coding sequence ATGAAGTTTACATTAAGACGTACTCAAGAAGAGGACTTAGACTATTTGCTTGAGCTTCGGCGTCTTACTATGGATCAATACTTGTTGCAGGATGGTGTTGATATTAGTGATAAAGAACACCTTTTCCGAATTAAGTTTAATTTTGAAGACGCTAAAATAATACTTGTAAACGGCAAAAAAGCAGGTCTTTTCAAAGCAAGTTATATATTAAAAAGCAAACAGTGGTACATATATCAAGTGCAAATACATCCAGACTTTCAGGGTAACGGGATTGGTGGTCGGCTAATTCAGGATATGTGCAACATGGCGGCGAAAGAAGGGAGCGAAGTTGGATTAAGTGTGTTAAAAAGTAACCCAGCCAAAGCACTATATGATAGGTTGGGGTTCTCTGTGATTGATTCTAACTGTAGTGAATATGAGATGCTTTATAAAAGTAAACTAAGAACACCGGTTTCAACATAA
- a CDS encoding FAD-dependent oxidoreductase has protein sequence MSFISMPKNFRKNKADTDPKGFVPNSMIDTLFDYKTFLDSRDLNGSIALKAPEQQKNIAVIGGGASGLVAAYELSKIDNIHVTLFEAADRLGGRMDSVYVQDGDLNQKVFELGCMRFPPTSYTLYHYLNKFGLKATPNFPDPGKVPTKLLYENEVINWPAGQPTPDNEDFQRIGDDFGKIINFLLGDASAPDIENPSKLFDYWAIYQSDPTEQTKQKVVDAWQGILTQYVGVTYFDAVFELAQNRLLVSRPWTQEDMNKFGALGVGAGGFGPLYGVDFVEILRLFANGWEDNQELLLDGIGALTQAFEFALLDARTASGKPKVSIELNAKVKSLVKLAGDKYALSVSNNGGQVISSQFDSVVVATTTRAMEYMGLTIANDLDSCESEKSQDLISQNVKVAIRNLHLMNSSKLFVTTESKFWYPENNPQGNELPFNIQTDELMRGLYCLNYDEDVDGKPNTQGKGVVLISYVWGDDSSKLLALSPEERFQQFLPAIYAVNPEFAALLEKQTQKVSCIDWESTSNIYGAFKLNYPGQEQSNKDAFFQYQQENQGLFLAGDSISWAGGWLEGAMPTGINAACAAAKYVGAKVIDNSPLTDIAKNMYDYGIGSNTGFCTLKESGFLSASSIAEYQFGQGDFSIEATVRTLSPGTVVGNKSTAGGSGGYLLVIQPDGSIKFATDNGETYYQIESELSDVKDGNWHSVVAVRKDGELTLHLDGKLLESTQSGASNQSPLNVSNSLDVLIGSVQQNQEPFIHYTGDVSQVRLWRRALSEQEVASQYEQGTIIDKEGLVAHWPLAINTDDISENENNVSVNGDVTFESVS, from the coding sequence ATGTCCTTCATTTCAATGCCAAAAAATTTCCGTAAAAATAAAGCGGATACCGATCCGAAAGGATTTGTTCCTAACTCAATGATAGATACATTGTTTGACTATAAAACTTTTCTAGATAGTAGAGATTTAAATGGCTCGATTGCATTAAAGGCTCCAGAGCAACAAAAAAATATCGCTGTTATTGGGGGGGGAGCCTCTGGTCTAGTTGCGGCATACGAATTGTCAAAAATTGACAATATTCATGTCACTTTGTTTGAGGCGGCTGATCGCCTAGGTGGCAGAATGGATTCTGTGTATGTGCAAGATGGAGATCTCAATCAGAAGGTGTTTGAATTGGGTTGTATGCGTTTTCCCCCAACTTCATATACTTTATATCATTACTTAAATAAATTTGGGTTAAAGGCGACGCCCAACTTCCCCGATCCAGGCAAGGTACCGACCAAATTACTTTATGAAAATGAGGTCATTAATTGGCCGGCAGGCCAACCCACTCCTGATAACGAAGACTTCCAAAGAATAGGTGATGATTTTGGTAAAATCATCAACTTTTTGCTAGGAGACGCTTCGGCACCTGATATTGAAAATCCGAGCAAACTGTTTGATTACTGGGCAATTTACCAATCAGATCCCACTGAGCAAACTAAGCAAAAAGTAGTTGATGCCTGGCAGGGGATCCTTACCCAATATGTCGGAGTCACTTATTTTGATGCTGTATTTGAGTTAGCACAAAACAGATTGCTTGTAAGTCGTCCATGGACTCAAGAAGATATGAATAAATTCGGCGCTTTGGGGGTTGGGGCTGGCGGTTTTGGACCGTTATATGGTGTTGACTTTGTTGAAATATTAAGGCTTTTTGCCAATGGCTGGGAAGATAACCAAGAGTTATTATTAGATGGTATTGGCGCGTTAACACAAGCATTTGAGTTTGCATTATTAGATGCTAGGACAGCAAGTGGAAAACCAAAAGTTAGCATAGAATTGAATGCCAAAGTTAAGAGTCTTGTCAAACTTGCTGGTGACAAGTATGCGTTGTCAGTTAGCAATAATGGCGGGCAAGTGATTTCGTCTCAATTTGATTCGGTGGTAGTGGCAACCACGACTCGAGCGATGGAATACATGGGGCTTACAATAGCAAATGACCTTGATAGTTGTGAGTCTGAAAAGTCACAAGATTTAATTTCCCAGAATGTGAAAGTTGCGATAAGAAACCTCCATTTGATGAATTCATCAAAGCTTTTTGTCACGACTGAGAGTAAATTTTGGTACCCAGAAAACAACCCGCAAGGCAATGAGCTCCCGTTTAACATTCAGACGGATGAACTTATGCGAGGCTTATATTGTCTTAACTATGACGAAGATGTTGATGGAAAGCCAAACACACAAGGTAAGGGCGTAGTGCTGATAAGCTATGTTTGGGGAGATGATTCTTCAAAATTACTAGCGCTGAGTCCTGAAGAGCGTTTTCAACAATTTTTGCCAGCCATTTATGCCGTGAATCCAGAATTTGCAGCGTTACTTGAAAAGCAGACACAAAAAGTATCTTGTATTGACTGGGAAAGTACATCGAATATTTATGGGGCGTTTAAACTCAACTACCCTGGTCAAGAGCAAAGTAACAAAGATGCATTTTTCCAATACCAACAAGAAAATCAGGGTTTATTTTTAGCTGGAGATAGCATCTCTTGGGCTGGCGGTTGGCTTGAGGGGGCAATGCCAACGGGGATCAATGCGGCATGCGCAGCTGCGAAATATGTTGGTGCAAAAGTCATTGATAATTCGCCGCTAACAGATATTGCTAAAAATATGTATGACTATGGTATCGGTAGCAATACAGGCTTTTGTACTTTAAAAGAAAGTGGATTTTTAAGTGCTTCTTCTATTGCCGAATATCAATTTGGGCAAGGGGACTTCAGTATTGAGGCAACTGTTCGGACGCTAAGCCCAGGTACTGTCGTTGGGAATAAGTCTACGGCTGGTGGCAGTGGGGGCTACTTGTTGGTCATTCAGCCTGATGGTTCGATTAAATTCGCGACAGATAACGGTGAAACTTACTATCAGATTGAGAGCGAACTTTCCGATGTAAAAGACGGCAACTGGCATAGTGTTGTAGCTGTTCGTAAAGACGGAGAACTTACACTTCATTTGGATGGAAAGTTACTTGAATCAACTCAGTCTGGAGCCAGCAATCAAAGTCCTCTCAATGTTTCTAACTCCCTAGATGTGCTGATTGGTTCAGTTCAACAAAATCAAGAACCTTTTATTCACTATACTGGTGATGTTTCACAAGTAAGACTGTGGCGTCGCGCTTTAAGTGAGCAAGAAGTTGCTTCTCAGTATGAGCAAGGGACGATTATAGATAAAGAAGGCTTGGTGGCACATTGGCCCTTGGCTATTAATACCGATGATATTTCAGAGAATGAGAATAATGTATCTGTGAATGGTGATGTGACCTTTGAGTCGGTTTCATAG
- a CDS encoding DUF4231 domain-containing protein — protein MNKEQYLKDRVDNQINWYNKKSKSNQMWFKSLRIIEIVSAAIIPFVAGYSNSIPHGMVFIGVLGVIIAICAALTALNKYQENWLVYRTTCEALLQEKFLFMTNAKPYNNEEAFSKFVTRVESLLSKENTQWARSVKEKPNSKSK, from the coding sequence ATGAATAAAGAACAGTACTTAAAAGATAGAGTAGACAATCAGATTAATTGGTATAACAAAAAAAGCAAATCAAATCAAATGTGGTTTAAATCCTTAAGGATTATCGAAATCGTAAGTGCTGCCATTATTCCATTTGTCGCCGGTTATAGTAACTCGATTCCACATGGTATGGTTTTTATTGGTGTATTAGGCGTTATAATCGCTATTTGTGCCGCATTAACTGCTCTTAACAAATATCAAGAAAATTGGTTAGTGTATCGAACTACTTGTGAAGCTTTACTTCAAGAAAAGTTTTTATTTATGACAAATGCTAAGCCCTATAACAATGAAGAGGCATTTAGCAAGTTCGTAACTAGAGTTGAAAGCTTGCTCTCTAAAGAAAACACACAGTGGGCTCGCTCTGTTAAAGAAAAGCCAAATAGCAAATCAAAATAA